In Artemia franciscana chromosome 4, ASM3288406v1, whole genome shotgun sequence, a single window of DNA contains:
- the LOC136025895 gene encoding dynein light chain 1, cytoplasmic, which produces MTDRKAVIKNADMSEEMQQDAVDCATQALEKYNIEKDIAAYIKKEFDKKYNPTWHCIVGRNFGSYVTHETRHFIYFYLGQVAILLFKSG; this is translated from the exons ATGACTGACAGAAAAGCTGTTATCAAGAATGCTGACATGTCTGAAGAAATGCAACAAGATGCAGTTGATTGTGCAACTCAGGCCCTAGAAAAGTACAATATTGAAAAG gacatTGCAGCATATATCAAGAAGGAATTTGACAAAAAGTACAACCCAACCTGGCACTGTATTGTAGGAAGAAACTTCGGAAGTTATGTGACACACGAGACACGtcattttatatacttttacttaGGACAAGTGgctattttattgtttaaaagcGGTTGA
- the LOC136025892 gene encoding serine/arginine-rich splicing factor 1-like, translating to MSRRNPNESRIYVGNLPPDIREKDVEDLFYKFGKITFIDLKNRKGPPFAFVEFEDPRDAEDAVYARDGYDYDGYKLRVEFPRGNDGFSDRGDRGGFGFGGGRGGGFRDRGRGGGGGRGRGPPAKRTQYRVRVTGLPPTGSWQDLKDHMREAGDVCYADVFKDGTGVCEFLRYEDMKYAVKKLDDSRFRSHEGETSFVRIREDDDYSRGGASSSYNRSRSRSRSYSPRARGRGSPTYSPVRRSASRSRSRSAVRV from the exons ATGTCTAGACGAAATCCCAACGAAAGTCGCATTTATGTTGGAAATTTGCCCCCTGATATCAGAGAAAAAGATGTTGAAGATCTATTTTATAAGTTTGGGAAGATCACATTCATAGATTTGAAGAACAGGAAAGGGCCTCCATTTGCTTTTGTTGAGTTTGAAGATCCCAGGGATGCAGAAGATGCTGTCTATGCAAGGGATGGATACGATTATGATGGCTATAAGTTGCGAGTAGAATTCCCAAGAGGCAATGATGGTTTTTCTGACAGAGGTGACCGTGGAGgatttggttttgggggtggaaGAGGAGGTGGATTTCGAGATAGAGGAAGAGGTGGCGGTGGTGGAAGAGGAAGAGGTCCTCCTGCTAAGAGGACTCAGTACAGGGTCAGGGTTACAG gTCTACCCCCAACTGGTTCTTGGCAAGATCTTAAGGACCACATGAGGGAAGCAGGTGATGTTTGCTATGCAGATGTGTTTAAAGATGGCACTGGTGTATGTGAATTCTTGCGCTATGAAGATATGAAATATGCAGTGAAGAAGCTTGACGATTCCCGATTTCGTTCTCATGAG GGTGAAACTTCATTTGTCCGCATCCGAGAAGACGATGACTACTCTCGTGGTGGTGCCAGCAGCAGCTACAATCGCTCTAGAAGCAGATCCCGTTCATACTCTCCAAGGGCAAGAGGACGTGGATCACCAACGTATTCGCCAGTCCGACGCTCTGCTAGTCGTTCCAGATCAAGATCGGCTGTAagagtttga